The proteins below come from a single Leptospiraceae bacterium genomic window:
- a CDS encoding CHASE3 domain-containing protein, whose protein sequence is MDFKIRTKINSSFGIGIIIFVIIESITYYNMKSLAESNKWVTHTYQVIMDIDQTLSLLKDAETGQRGYVITGEDKYKDPYLAARIELDKNIDHLANLTSDNSDQQERIRKLRPLVAGKLSELAETIELRKSQGFDSALAVIKTDRGKIVMDDIRTILDSMKRDEESLLKKRGLENESTLNSGIWIIFVGTILATFISSLFGFFVSKNILGNIEQILNSVLALSKGDLSKKVHIQGNDEIALMGKAYNESIDSLNEYVEEISRVLSAMSAGDLSVEVKKNFSGDFAEIKEALILITDSFNDLIGEIIDASEQIHISSRQVADSSQSLSQGSNEQASSVEEITSTLAVIELKAKDNAKNAKNASNQALSLKDQAVASNTEMKGMLKAMEEISETSENIAKIIKEIDAIAFQTNILALNAAVEAARAGQHGKGFNVVAEEVRSLASRSANAAKETTKMIEGSIKTVRSGMDIAERTAAELNKMTSGVVDVTELIKDIAQASIEQSSSVVETTVGINQISQVTMSAAATAEESSAASLELSSQAEAFQTMVKRFSIRKSKEEKKKDFTSTKRRIDLK, encoded by the coding sequence ATGGACTTTAAAATTAGAACTAAAATCAATAGTAGCTTCGGTATCGGAATCATTATATTTGTAATAATAGAATCAATCACTTATTATAATATGAAATCACTTGCAGAATCAAACAAATGGGTGACCCATACATATCAGGTTATCATGGATATCGATCAAACATTATCCCTTCTAAAAGATGCAGAAACTGGACAAAGGGGTTATGTCATTACAGGGGAGGATAAATACAAAGACCCTTATTTAGCAGCAAGAATAGAATTAGATAAAAACATTGACCATCTAGCCAATCTAACTAGCGACAATTCCGATCAACAGGAAAGGATAAGGAAACTTAGACCTTTAGTTGCAGGAAAATTATCTGAACTTGCTGAAACAATAGAACTTCGTAAAAGCCAAGGTTTTGATTCTGCGTTGGCTGTCATTAAGACAGATAGAGGCAAAATCGTTATGGATGATATCCGTACAATTTTAGATTCCATGAAACGAGATGAAGAAAGCCTATTAAAGAAGAGAGGTTTGGAAAATGAAAGTACATTGAATTCTGGTATTTGGATTATATTTGTAGGCACAATATTAGCAACATTCATTTCCAGCCTATTCGGTTTTTTTGTTTCTAAAAATATTTTAGGCAATATTGAACAAATTTTAAATTCAGTATTAGCACTTTCCAAGGGGGATTTAAGTAAGAAAGTACATATCCAAGGAAATGACGAAATTGCATTAATGGGAAAAGCATACAATGAAAGTATTGATTCGCTAAACGAATACGTCGAAGAAATTTCAAGAGTTTTAAGTGCTATGTCTGCGGGTGACCTTAGTGTTGAAGTGAAGAAAAATTTTAGTGGAGATTTTGCAGAAATTAAAGAAGCTTTAATATTAATAACCGATTCCTTCAACGACTTAATCGGAGAAATCATAGATGCGTCGGAACAAATTCATATTAGCTCAAGACAAGTAGCTGATTCTAGTCAATCACTCTCCCAAGGTTCCAATGAACAAGCAAGCAGTGTCGAAGAAATTACTTCTACGTTAGCCGTCATCGAACTCAAAGCCAAGGATAACGCGAAGAATGCGAAGAATGCAAGCAACCAAGCATTGAGTCTAAAAGACCAAGCAGTGGCAAGCAATACGGAAATGAAAGGTATGCTCAAAGCGATGGAAGAAATTAGTGAAACCTCTGAAAATATTGCCAAGATCATAAAAGAAATTGATGCAATTGCATTTCAGACAAATATTCTCGCATTAAATGCTGCTGTGGAAGCGGCACGAGCAGGACAACATGGAAAAGGATTTAACGTTGTTGCAGAAGAAGTTCGTAGCCTTGCATCTCGTAGTGCAAATGCGGCAAAGGAAACAACGAAGATGATTGAAGGCTCTATTAAAACAGTTCGTTCTGGAATGGACATCGCAGAAAGAACGGCTGCAGAGTTAAATAAAATGACTTCAGGGGTCGTGGATGTTACAGAGCTTATTAAAGATATTGCCCAAGCCTCCATTGAACAATCTTCTTCGGTTGTAGAAACGACAGTCGGCATTAATCAAATTTCCCAAGTGACAATGAGTGCAGCGGCAACAGCAGAAGAAAGTTCTGCGGCTAGTCTTGAGTTGTCGAGCCAAGCCGAAGCCTTCCAAACAATGGTAAAAAGATTTTCTATTAGAAAATCTAAGGAAGAAAAAAAGAAAGATTTTACTTCAACAAAAAGAAGAATTGATTTAAAGTAA
- a CDS encoding SpoIIE family protein phosphatase, with amino-acid sequence MNLLYYFRKSINIQLLTLSALSIVFTGGLVGLLSYSLVKDIMEDKLIKKDLPEVVRLKSVKIENELEKALKVSQFLASDPELITWFLGRESNTNLENSNKEKMRHMARLFGYDRIFASNLSTKNYYYYEKNNISSSEIKIDKKKINESSVEDGWFFRFWNSQNDFEININKVDNENTYAYINTIIKKETNKIGIAGVGVRLTDFVKDFFSEDQYEGKTWLVDRETMKIKISSNFFEIDQPSSKVIGGQVEIYIKGLDQRTKIVVSTNIQGEQTFFAFLPLSLHNAVIIYSVPYKIIMEPLSIIRNVTMVATVVTVLVAFFVFLIYSRKITNPILSLTRVAERISGGEFHLRYTLKTRNEIGRLAASFNSMTESLAEKNRILSEYSQNLQEKVYEQTYELARQKRELEIKNKSMQKELEMGQKVQGIFLLPFSGKTDWYEIYATSFPSKELGGDFFRIYETVDNEVWMFIGDVSGKGVGSSLIMTAAVSLLDQMQGISNSIDVLAKDFNSQLFHMMGAGKSSPSYFITAGCGFLKREGEQYFIYTVNAGHEPPLLFRDGNFSFLPSGGKAFGIFADTNYKLFKTELKKGDILLYVTDGIFEQRNEKGDFFEFNNIENSIRKYQVESMEIIALKLLEDLDGFSTNVLQEDDRTIVALKIL; translated from the coding sequence ATGAACCTGCTTTATTACTTCCGAAAGTCTATTAATATACAGCTTTTAACTCTATCAGCTCTTTCTATTGTTTTTACTGGGGGGCTGGTCGGGCTTTTGAGTTATTCTTTAGTTAAGGATATCATGGAAGATAAACTAATTAAAAAGGATCTTCCTGAAGTAGTAAGACTTAAGTCTGTCAAAATTGAAAATGAGTTAGAAAAAGCACTTAAGGTATCTCAATTTTTAGCTTCTGATCCTGAACTGATAACTTGGTTTTTGGGCAGAGAATCCAATACGAATTTAGAAAATTCAAATAAAGAAAAAATGCGTCATATGGCGAGATTGTTCGGATATGATAGAATATTTGCATCTAATCTTTCCACAAAAAATTATTATTACTATGAGAAAAATAATATTAGTTCTTCAGAAATTAAAATAGATAAAAAGAAAATCAACGAATCATCAGTAGAAGACGGGTGGTTCTTTCGATTTTGGAATTCACAAAATGATTTTGAAATTAATATTAATAAAGTAGATAATGAAAACACTTATGCCTATATAAATACGATCATTAAAAAGGAGACAAATAAAATCGGTATTGCCGGAGTAGGGGTTCGATTGACTGATTTTGTAAAAGATTTTTTTTCAGAAGATCAATACGAAGGTAAAACATGGTTAGTCGACAGAGAAACCATGAAAATTAAAATCAGTTCAAATTTTTTCGAAATAGATCAACCTTCTTCTAAAGTAATTGGGGGACAAGTTGAAATTTATATTAAAGGTTTAGATCAAAGGACGAAAATCGTTGTCTCAACAAATATCCAAGGAGAACAGACTTTTTTTGCTTTTTTACCTTTGTCGTTACACAATGCCGTTATAATATATTCCGTACCATATAAAATAATAATGGAACCTCTTAGTATTATACGAAACGTAACTATGGTCGCAACAGTAGTTACTGTTTTAGTTGCCTTTTTCGTATTTTTAATTTATTCTAGAAAAATTACCAATCCGATTTTGAGTTTAACACGAGTTGCAGAAAGAATTAGCGGGGGAGAGTTTCATTTACGTTATACTCTAAAGACAAGGAACGAAATAGGGCGATTAGCCGCATCTTTTAATAGTATGACGGAAAGCCTTGCTGAAAAAAATAGAATTCTATCTGAATACAGCCAAAATTTGCAAGAAAAAGTCTATGAGCAAACTTATGAGTTGGCGCGACAAAAGCGTGAATTAGAAATCAAAAATAAAAGTATGCAGAAAGAGTTAGAGATGGGGCAGAAAGTTCAAGGAATTTTTCTTCTTCCATTTTCGGGTAAAACAGACTGGTATGAGATATACGCTACTAGTTTTCCATCTAAAGAATTGGGTGGTGATTTTTTTCGAATCTATGAAACTGTAGATAATGAAGTATGGATGTTCATTGGAGATGTATCAGGGAAAGGTGTCGGTAGTTCTTTGATTATGACTGCGGCGGTTTCTTTATTGGATCAAATGCAAGGAATATCAAATTCTATAGATGTATTAGCAAAAGATTTTAACTCTCAGTTGTTTCATATGATGGGCGCAGGCAAATCTAGTCCTAGTTATTTTATTACGGCAGGTTGCGGATTTTTAAAACGAGAAGGAGAACAATATTTTATCTATACTGTAAATGCTGGTCATGAACCTCCTTTACTTTTTAGAGATGGAAACTTTTCTTTTTTACCTTCCGGTGGGAAAGCATTTGGTATTTTTGCGGATACTAATTATAAACTTTTTAAAACTGAATTAAAAAAAGGAGATATTTTACTCTATGTGACCGACGGGATTTTTGAACAAAGAAATGAAAAAGGAGATTTTTTTGAATTTAATAATATTGAAAATTCTATTAGAAAATATCAAGTAGAATCTATGGAAATTATTGCCTTGAAACTTCTAGAAGACCTCGACGGGTTTTCTACAAACGTATTACAGGAAGACGATAGAACTATTGTCGCTTTAAAAATTTTATAA
- a CDS encoding response regulator, whose product MKKILIVDDSPMVLNIIETALSLEDYDITKAVNADDALEKLESQKFDFGIFDVNMPGKTGIELIPLALNHPNGKDMQIVILTTESNDAIKKKGEEAGAAAWMVKPFKNDEMVNLLKQLEG is encoded by the coding sequence ATGAAAAAGATTCTAATAGTCGACGATTCACCTATGGTTCTCAATATTATAGAGACAGCTCTAAGTTTAGAGGATTACGATATCACAAAAGCGGTTAATGCTGATGATGCGCTAGAAAAATTAGAATCTCAAAAATTTGACTTTGGAATTTTTGACGTGAACATGCCTGGAAAAACAGGAATCGAACTAATCCCACTTGCATTGAACCATCCGAACGGAAAGGATATGCAAATAGTAATTCTAACTACCGAATCAAACGATGCAATTAAGAAAAAAGGGGAAGAAGCAGGCGCTGCTGCTTGGATGGTTAAACCATTTAAAAATGATGAAATGGTAAACCTATTAAAACAATTAGAAGGTTAA
- a CDS encoding chemotaxis protein CheW: MTTEILDETTEESQDTMENLYIIFFIDGREYGIEIRYLIEIIAFQPITFIPNLPPYVKGVINLRGKSSQSLMCGYVWVYLQLNTLTSLVF, encoded by the coding sequence ATGACAACTGAAATACTTGATGAAACAACAGAAGAATCACAAGATACAATGGAAAATCTCTACATCATTTTCTTTATTGATGGAAGAGAATATGGAATTGAGATTCGGTATTTAATTGAAATCATTGCATTTCAACCGATTACGTTTATTCCGAATTTACCCCCTTACGTTAAGGGGGTTATCAACCTACGCGGAAAATCATCCCAATCATTGATGTGCGGTTACGTTTGGGTTTACCTGCAATTGAATACACTGACTTCACTTGTATTTTGA
- a CDS encoding chemotaxis protein CheW, with translation MRLRLGLPAIEYTDFTCILIMNINNLSAGLVVDGVKEVLKIPKEFIEPSPGFEESDMERFVEAIGKSEETLKIIINMEKFIHEKDLKNITSP, from the coding sequence GTGCGGTTACGTTTGGGTTTACCTGCAATTGAATACACTGACTTCACTTGTATTTTGATTATGAATATCAATAATCTTAGTGCAGGTCTTGTTGTAGACGGGGTAAAAGAAGTTTTAAAAATACCAAAAGAGTTTATTGAACCTTCCCCAGGATTCGAAGAATCTGATATGGAAAGATTTGTTGAGGCTATTGGCAAATCTGAAGAAACTTTAAAAATTATTATCAATATGGAAAAATTTATTCACGAAAAAGATTTAAAAAATATAACATCACCTTGA
- a CDS encoding purine-binding chemotaxis protein CheW, producing the protein MTTTFEEEQTDKSQDTMENLYIIFFIDGREYGIEIRYLIEIIAFQPITFIPNLPPYVKGVINLRGKIIPIIDVRLRFGLPAIEYTDFTCILIININNLSAGLVVDGMKEVLKIPKEAIEPSPGFEETNMEKFVEAIGKSGDTLKILINLQKFIQEKDIKGMV; encoded by the coding sequence ATGACTACAACATTTGAAGAAGAACAAACCGATAAGTCACAAGATACAATGGAAAACCTCTACATCATTTTCTTTATTGATGGAAGAGAATATGGAATTGAGATTCGGTATTTAATTGAAATCATTGCTTTTCAACCGATTACGTTTATTCCGAATTTACCCCCTTACGTTAAGGGGGTTATCAACCTACGCGGAAAAATCATCCCAATCATTGATGTGCGGTTACGTTTCGGTTTACCCGCAATTGAATACACTGACTTCACTTGTATTTTGATTATAAATATAAATAATCTAAGTGCAGGTCTAGTTGTAGACGGAATGAAAGAAGTTTTAAAAATCCCGAAAGAAGCAATTGAACCTTCTCCCGGATTCGAAGAAACGAATATGGAAAAGTTTGTTGAGGCTATTGGCAAATCTGGGGATACTTTAAAAATCCTCATTAACTTACAGAAATTCATACAAGAAAAAGATATTAAAGGAATGGTTTAA
- a CDS encoding chemotaxis protein CheA produces MLGDNELTELVLDSQEILDKAETILIQLENNLSESKVDPDKVNSLFRYFHTLKGNAGFFNLNVIVALAHSAESLLEIVRNDNSLLDQKMIQLFIEARDTLYEIFSGLGTHKTDTPFKEKADALIPKLFYIKETLKQEIAEPKKEVASFGIFKKKIILSAPTEEPKAEAESKEPTPVSTTITPDKKSPAPQDVTSIPNGGQTVKKDIRIETEKLDYLLDMIGELVIAESLVTQNPDIQDLDLPNFSTQSAYLRKVVRNLQEVSLQLRMITLDGLFNKMERLVRDLSQKTGKKVILNTTGKDTEIDRNALEILTDPMVHIIRNCMDHGLETKQERIEKNKPETASIKIEAIHSGNEVWIIVTDDGRGLNREKIINKAISKGLLKEGEGDDLKDEKVWNFILQPGFSTSDKITDISGRGVGLDIVHRNIVKINGDVEIKTQKDKGMSIILKLPLTIAIIEGMVVKYNKVHYIIPTIDVKETLNLAESKINYIDQDKQVIRFRDQLIPVVSTEHLLNSAYDSKDLTNENSSYLIIVEHKQNSLAIVFDEIIGNQSVVIKPIPDYLHGTKGFSGCTILGSGNIGMILDIRYSINNYFKDNKDSETIYG; encoded by the coding sequence ATGTTAGGAGATAACGAATTAACAGAGTTAGTACTTGACTCACAAGAAATTTTGGATAAAGCAGAAACAATTTTAATCCAACTCGAAAACAATTTATCCGAATCAAAAGTTGATCCCGACAAAGTAAATTCTTTGTTTCGATATTTCCATACATTAAAAGGAAATGCAGGATTTTTTAATTTAAATGTGATCGTGGCTTTAGCTCATTCTGCAGAATCCCTATTAGAAATTGTAAGAAACGATAATTCATTATTGGATCAAAAAATGATTCAGTTATTCATTGAAGCAAGAGATACACTTTATGAAATTTTTTCTGGTCTAGGAACACACAAAACAGATACTCCATTTAAGGAAAAAGCGGATGCGTTAATTCCTAAACTATTTTACATAAAAGAAACATTAAAACAAGAAATCGCAGAGCCAAAAAAAGAAGTAGCGTCCTTCGGAATTTTTAAGAAAAAAATAATACTTTCAGCCCCAACGGAGGAACCGAAAGCCGAGGCAGAATCCAAAGAACCTACACCAGTCTCCACGACAATAACTCCGGATAAAAAATCTCCCGCACCACAAGATGTAACTAGTATCCCAAACGGTGGACAAACTGTAAAAAAGGACATTCGAATAGAAACTGAAAAATTAGATTATCTACTCGATATGATTGGAGAACTAGTAATCGCGGAATCTTTAGTCACACAAAATCCCGACATACAGGACCTTGATCTTCCTAATTTTTCTACTCAGTCAGCATACCTAAGAAAAGTTGTCCGAAACTTACAAGAAGTATCTCTGCAGCTAAGAATGATTACCCTCGATGGCTTATTTAATAAAATGGAAAGATTAGTTCGTGACTTGTCTCAAAAAACAGGAAAAAAAGTCATTTTAAATACAACTGGGAAAGATACAGAAATTGATAGAAATGCATTAGAAATTCTAACCGATCCGATGGTTCATATCATTCGAAATTGTATGGACCATGGATTAGAAACCAAACAAGAAAGAATCGAAAAAAATAAACCAGAAACTGCAAGTATTAAAATTGAAGCGATTCATTCAGGAAATGAAGTGTGGATTATTGTAACAGACGATGGTCGTGGTTTAAATAGAGAAAAAATTATCAACAAAGCCATATCTAAAGGATTATTGAAAGAAGGGGAAGGTGATGATCTAAAAGATGAAAAAGTGTGGAATTTCATTTTACAACCGGGATTTTCCACAAGTGATAAAATCACAGATATATCTGGTCGCGGAGTTGGATTGGATATTGTTCATAGAAATATTGTAAAAATTAACGGAGATGTGGAAATTAAAACACAAAAGGATAAGGGTATGTCGATTATCCTCAAACTACCGTTAACAATTGCAATCATTGAGGGAATGGTAGTCAAATACAACAAGGTACACTATATTATCCCAACAATCGATGTAAAAGAAACTTTAAATTTAGCAGAGTCAAAAATCAACTACATCGACCAAGATAAACAAGTAATTCGATTTAGAGACCAACTCATTCCAGTAGTCTCGACTGAACATTTATTAAACTCAGCATATGATTCTAAAGATTTAACTAATGAAAATTCTTCTTACTTGATCATAGTAGAACATAAACAAAACTCACTTGCAATTGTATTCGATGAAATAATAGGCAATCAATCTGTAGTAATTAAACCTATTCCTGATTATTTGCATGGAACAAAAGGTTTTTCTGGTTGCACAATTCTAGGAAGCGGTAATATAGGAATGATTTTAGACATTCGCTACTCGATTAATAATTACTTTAAGGATAATAAAGATTCCGAAACAATTTATGGATAA
- a CDS encoding sensor histidine kinase, whose translation MPDNILLYTQNNVLSEQIKNYIDARFTLVSTDNLEDLNKYLQSNQIYLLVFDFLSNFEENQKIIENILGTYPFQLIILVIDREHGRDFLEMIENFNIYDIVSYPIYGYKFHFTVSRAVTYGKVMAKISDFKANEKQVFESMIKVFDWRKELDTRKVESIANELIHQINISFFHGSGLGSLISTLSILFAKSKHDAEKKSYQVHEKVYTLLKENYDEILKLSDSLSKTQAILAEKEHYSDTIVLKDFYVEIVNLVRGMRPVREIKNQNIILGDFPKDLADKSILCNIEKLKLIFEELLINAIKYSEDGDTIFILFSHDENSDLGIRILNPAYKNSDGTIGISDKNAHKIFEPFFRLQNVVDDRFLQETFRFGLGLTVVNKIVDLHRGSISFYTLDNNIRRENHIKDVCVWLRFPII comes from the coding sequence ATGCCTGATAATATTCTACTCTATACACAAAATAACGTACTCTCAGAACAAATAAAAAATTATATAGATGCACGTTTTACTTTAGTATCCACTGATAATCTTGAAGACCTAAATAAGTATCTCCAATCAAATCAAATTTATTTACTCGTATTTGATTTTTTATCAAACTTTGAAGAGAATCAGAAAATCATTGAAAATATACTTGGCACCTACCCATTTCAACTCATCATACTCGTGATAGATAGAGAACATGGAAGAGATTTTCTTGAGATGATTGAAAATTTTAATATCTATGATATTGTATCCTATCCAATTTATGGGTACAAATTTCATTTTACAGTCTCTAGAGCTGTCACCTATGGAAAGGTGATGGCGAAAATTTCTGACTTTAAGGCCAACGAAAAACAAGTGTTTGAATCGATGATAAAGGTTTTTGATTGGCGTAAAGAATTGGACACTCGGAAAGTCGAATCAATCGCAAACGAACTAATACACCAAATCAATATTAGCTTTTTTCACGGGAGTGGACTTGGCTCCCTCATCAGTACATTGAGTATTTTATTCGCAAAGTCGAAACATGATGCAGAAAAAAAGTCATACCAAGTCCATGAAAAGGTATATACTCTGTTAAAAGAAAACTATGACGAAATACTAAAATTAAGTGATAGTTTATCAAAAACCCAAGCCATTCTAGCAGAGAAGGAACATTATTCTGATACTATTGTATTAAAAGACTTTTATGTTGAAATCGTAAATCTTGTAAGAGGAATGCGTCCCGTACGTGAAATCAAAAATCAAAATATAATTTTAGGGGATTTCCCAAAAGATTTAGCAGATAAATCAATTCTCTGCAATATAGAAAAACTTAAATTAATTTTTGAAGAACTTTTAATAAATGCGATTAAATATTCTGAGGATGGAGATACAATCTTCATATTATTTTCCCATGATGAGAATTCTGATTTAGGAATCCGAATTCTAAATCCTGCTTACAAAAATTCTGATGGCACAATTGGAATATCAGACAAAAATGCGCACAAAATTTTTGAACCGTTTTTCCGACTCCAAAATGTAGTAGATGATAGATTTTTACAAGAAACATTTAGATTTGGGTTAGGGTTGACTGTTGTAAATAAAATAGTTGATCTACATAGAGGAAGTATTTCTTTTTACACATTAGATAACAACATAAGAAGAGAAAATCATATTAAAGATGTATGCGTATGGTTGCGTTTTCCAATTATATAG
- a CDS encoding chemotaxis response regulator protein-glutamate methylesterase → MDNKKIKVFIVDDQRVVRGVIKKMLSTDPDIIVVGEASNPFEASELIPDLDPDVLTLDVEMPRMNGVEFLQKLMPQYPIPVIMFSSTTEEGSEKAFLAMRYGAIDFVTKPDGGANSLENTQTELIQKIKNASTVNMEKWLRKIKLRPQDSNARKLGSQETTKHNLIAIGASTGGVTAIRQILSDIPNDFPCIVITQHMPPGFTSTFAKGVAKDFGLDVREAQNQDLIQRGRIYIAPGDFHLVVNKRNGVSHTVGLTKADKVNGHRPSVDVLFSSIVENKLAQETIGIILTGMGMDGAKGMLALREAGAKTIGESEQSALIYGMPKVAYDIGGVEEQLNLSQMVPRLKHYLNYSSSYA, encoded by the coding sequence ATGGATAACAAAAAAATTAAGGTATTTATAGTTGATGATCAAAGAGTAGTTCGGGGTGTAATTAAAAAAATGCTCTCCACTGACCCTGATATAATTGTTGTCGGAGAAGCATCTAATCCTTTTGAAGCAAGTGAGCTAATACCCGATTTAGATCCAGACGTTCTAACATTAGATGTAGAAATGCCCCGAATGAACGGAGTAGAATTTTTACAAAAGTTGATGCCGCAATATCCAATTCCCGTCATAATGTTCAGTAGCACTACAGAGGAAGGCTCCGAAAAAGCATTCTTAGCAATGCGATATGGTGCTATTGATTTTGTAACCAAACCTGACGGGGGAGCAAATTCCCTAGAAAATACACAAACAGAATTAATCCAAAAAATCAAAAACGCTTCTACTGTGAATATGGAAAAATGGCTTAGGAAAATAAAATTACGTCCACAAGATTCAAATGCCCGTAAATTAGGAAGCCAAGAAACTACAAAACACAATCTTATTGCAATAGGTGCCTCTACCGGAGGAGTCACGGCCATTCGCCAAATTCTATCAGATATTCCAAATGATTTCCCATGTATAGTAATAACACAACATATGCCTCCTGGTTTTACATCTACATTTGCAAAGGGAGTAGCAAAAGACTTTGGGTTGGATGTAAGGGAAGCACAAAATCAGGATTTGATTCAGCGAGGTCGAATCTATATAGCTCCTGGAGACTTCCATTTAGTTGTAAATAAAAGAAATGGCGTAAGTCACACGGTTGGTCTAACCAAAGCAGATAAAGTGAATGGACATAGACCGTCTGTAGATGTCTTATTTTCTTCTATCGTTGAGAATAAACTTGCACAAGAAACAATTGGAATTATTCTTACCGGAATGGGAATGGACGGCGCCAAGGGAATGCTGGCATTAAGAGAAGCAGGAGCAAAGACAATCGGAGAAAGTGAACAATCAGCTCTAATTTACGGGATGCCAAAAGTTGCCTATGATATAGGCGGAGTAGAGGAACAATTAAACTTATCCCAAATGGTTCCCCGCTTAAAACATTATTTAAACTATTCGAGTTCCTATGCCTGA